Sequence from the Methanobacterium alkalithermotolerans genome:
TGATAAACTGGATATAAAGGTTGATTTTGAATTTGCAACCCCTTATTCCACACTTGCTGCAACTAAAAGAGGACTTAATGTGCTGGTATTTGCGGTAGGTAAGATGAACCGTAGTATTACTAATAAACTGGAAGAAGAAGGAATCCACTATAGTTTAGAGGATGTAAAAAAAGATATTAATTGATTTAAAGGTTTTAAAGATTGTAAACATCTTCAGAAGGCACCAGAGTTACTTCTTCCTGTTCTAAAACCTTAATAAGTAAATCCAGATCATCTGTTCTTAAAAGTAATATGGCCTTATCTTTCTTTTCATGTACAAATGCATATAAATATTCTAAATTAATATCAGAATCATTAAGGATTTTTAAAATTGAGGAAAGGCCTCCTGGATGATCTGCAAGTTCCACAGCTATTACTTCTTTGATTTTCACCACAAAATTATTTTCCGTAAGAATTTTTTCCGCCTTTCGGGGTTCTGGAACAATAAGCCTTAAAATCCCAAATTCTGAAGTATCTGCAATGGATAAGGCCCTGATATTAATTCCATTCTCAGCCAAAGTATTAAGAGCTTTCCATAATCTTCCTTTTTTATTTTCCAGAAAAACGGATATTTGTTTTATTTTCATGTTATCTTCCTGATTAATTTTTTATTTAATCACCAATAATTCCAATATTAATAACCACTAATGTATGTTTCGCTGGTCAATAACTCTTACAGCTTTGCCTTCACTTCGGGGAAGGCTTTTTGGCTCCACCAGATTAACATTAACCCTTAAACCTATTTCATTTTCAATGTAACTTTCTATTTTCTTTTTTATACTGACCATTTCTTTAACTTCATCAGAGAAAAGTTCCTGGGATGTTTCCACCTTTACTTCAATTTCATCCAAAAGATGCGGACGGGTTACAATAATCTGATAATGGGGCTGCAGACCATCAATTTTCAACAAAGCCTTTTCTATTTGAGAGGGGAATACTGCCACACCACGAACTTTTATCATATCGTCTGACCTGCCCGTTATTCTATCCATTTTTACCAAATTTCTTCCACAGTCACATGATTCATATCTAAGGGCAGTAATGTCCTTTGTTCTAAATCTAATAATAGGCATTCCCACCCGGCTTAAGG
This genomic interval carries:
- a CDS encoding ACT domain-containing protein, producing MKIKQISVFLENKKGRLWKALNTLAENGINIRALSIADTSEFGILRLIVPEPRKAEKILTENNFVVKIKEVIAVELADHPGGLSSILKILNDSDINLEYLYAFVHEKKDKAILLLRTDDLDLLIKVLEQEEVTLVPSEDVYNL